From the Ruania alkalisoli genome, one window contains:
- a CDS encoding Fur family transcriptional regulator — MQRMTRQRAAVSDLLAGTDDFRSAQQLHEMLRDRGEGIGLATVYRTVQVMADNGDLDVLRNADGESLYRQCASRGHHHHLVCRRCGATVELDAASVEKWAATVGAQHGFTAVEHTAELFGLCAACTARQQSEDS, encoded by the coding sequence ATGCAGCGCATGACACGCCAGCGTGCGGCCGTGAGTGACCTTCTCGCGGGGACCGACGACTTCCGCAGCGCCCAGCAGCTGCACGAGATGCTGAGGGACCGCGGCGAGGGCATCGGCCTGGCCACCGTGTACCGGACGGTGCAGGTGATGGCGGATAACGGCGACCTGGATGTGCTGCGCAACGCCGACGGCGAGTCGCTCTACCGGCAGTGCGCCTCTCGCGGTCACCATCACCACCTCGTGTGCCGGCGCTGCGGGGCCACCGTCGAGCTGGACGCGGCCAGTGTGGAGAAGTGGGCCGCGACCGTCGGCGCCCAGCACGGGTTCACCGCGGTCGAGCACACCGCAGAGCTGTTCGGGTTGTGCGCCGCGTGCACGGCGAGGCAGCAGAGCGAGGACTCATGA
- a CDS encoding DedA family protein, producing MPEFLTGFPFALVLASLSAGAWLRGQLLYWIGRIPTDQALRRTHPDHGWRKRIHDWLAAGGADAGIVAIRRWGLVAVPLCYVTVGFQSMVQAAAGVLRITWWKYALAQIPGALAWGTIYSTIGFAVWEAALAAAAGSPVGIGVIVVLVAAGVTALVMLRRRRDRVAAIPASGSVAGTQEAVGDDVPAADAALAPRHEHS from the coding sequence GTGCCTGAGTTCCTGACCGGGTTTCCGTTCGCGCTGGTGCTGGCGTCCTTGTCGGCCGGAGCATGGTTGCGTGGCCAGTTGCTCTACTGGATCGGACGGATTCCGACCGACCAGGCGCTGCGTCGCACCCACCCCGACCACGGCTGGCGCAAGCGGATCCACGACTGGCTCGCGGCCGGCGGCGCTGACGCGGGGATCGTCGCCATCCGGCGCTGGGGGTTGGTCGCGGTTCCGCTGTGCTACGTCACGGTCGGATTCCAGTCGATGGTGCAGGCGGCAGCCGGAGTGCTGCGGATCACCTGGTGGAAGTACGCCCTCGCGCAGATCCCGGGAGCCCTGGCCTGGGGGACGATCTACTCCACGATCGGATTCGCCGTGTGGGAGGCGGCGCTGGCCGCCGCCGCAGGGTCGCCCGTGGGGATCGGGGTCATCGTGGTGCTCGTGGCCGCAGGCGTGACAGCCCTCGTCATGCTCCGACGGCGGCGGGACCGGGTGGCTGCCATCCCAGCATCTGGATCTGTGGCCGGCACCCAGGAGGCCGTCGGCGACGACGTCCCCGCTGCGGACGCTGCACTCGCGCCACGGCATGAGCACTCGTAG
- a CDS encoding isoprenyl transferase, whose protein sequence is MASGPPIPPPEHPSGARPPQLPAQLVPQHVAIVMDGNGRWANARGLSRNEGHAAGEAVLLDVVAGAIELGIGHISAYAFSTENWKRSPAEVRFLMGFNRDVLRRRRDQMNAWGVRVRWAGRRPKLWRSVINELEEAEWLTAGNTTCTLTMCVNYGGRAEIADAARAIGREVAAGRLDPERITEKTVARYLDEPDMPDVDLLMRTSGEQRTSNFLLWQSAYAEMVFIDKPWPDCDRRDLWEAAQIYASRDRRYGGAVDTPTASH, encoded by the coding sequence ATGGCGTCCGGCCCTCCTATACCCCCACCGGAGCATCCCTCGGGTGCGCGCCCACCGCAGCTGCCCGCTCAGCTCGTGCCACAGCATGTCGCCATCGTGATGGACGGCAACGGCCGCTGGGCCAACGCCCGCGGGCTCTCCCGGAACGAGGGCCACGCCGCCGGCGAAGCCGTGCTGCTGGATGTGGTCGCTGGTGCGATCGAGCTGGGTATCGGTCACATCAGCGCCTACGCCTTCTCTACCGAGAACTGGAAGCGCTCCCCGGCCGAGGTGCGCTTCCTGATGGGATTCAACCGGGATGTCCTGCGCCGTCGGCGCGACCAGATGAACGCCTGGGGAGTGCGCGTCCGGTGGGCTGGCCGCCGTCCGAAGCTGTGGCGCTCGGTGATCAACGAGCTTGAGGAGGCCGAATGGCTGACGGCAGGCAACACCACCTGCACCCTGACGATGTGCGTGAACTACGGTGGCCGTGCCGAGATTGCCGACGCGGCCCGCGCCATCGGCCGGGAGGTCGCCGCCGGACGGCTCGATCCCGAGCGCATCACCGAGAAGACCGTCGCGCGTTACCTCGATGAACCCGATATGCCGGACGTGGACCTCCTGATGCGCACCTCCGGCGAGCAGCGCACCTCGAACTTCCTGCTGTGGCAGTCCGCCTATGCCGAGATGGTCTTCATCGACAAGCCGTGGCCGGACTGCGACCGCCGGGATCTGTGGGAGGCGGCCCAGATCTACGCCAGCCGCGACCGGCGGTACGGCGGAGCGGTCGACACTCCCACCGCGTCCCACTGA
- the recO gene encoding DNA repair protein RecO, producing the protein MKLYRDEAIVLRTHKLGEADRIVTLLTRNYGQVRAVAKGVRRTSSKFGARLEPFAVIDVQLYAGRSLDVITQVDTLAPHGRALGSDYSLFTTATAMAETADRLTEVPGEPATQQYLLLAGALRALADRRHPATLVLDSYLLRALAVGGWAPSFTECARCGESGPHRAFSAPVGGAVCMGCRPPGAASPAPETFALLGALLAGEWASAEASEEKHRREASGLVAVYTQWHLERQLRSLRHVERA; encoded by the coding sequence GTGAAGCTCTACCGGGACGAGGCGATCGTGCTGCGCACCCACAAGCTGGGTGAAGCCGACCGGATCGTCACGCTGCTCACGCGCAACTACGGGCAGGTGCGGGCAGTGGCCAAGGGGGTGCGGCGTACGTCCTCCAAGTTCGGTGCCCGGCTCGAACCCTTCGCGGTGATCGACGTGCAGCTGTACGCCGGTCGCTCGCTCGACGTGATCACCCAGGTGGACACCCTCGCTCCGCACGGGCGCGCCCTCGGCTCCGACTACAGTCTGTTCACCACGGCCACCGCGATGGCGGAGACCGCCGATCGGCTGACCGAGGTGCCCGGTGAGCCGGCGACGCAGCAGTACCTGCTCCTGGCGGGGGCGCTGCGCGCACTGGCCGATCGTCGGCACCCGGCCACGCTGGTCCTGGACTCCTACCTGTTGCGTGCCCTCGCCGTCGGGGGATGGGCGCCCTCGTTCACTGAGTGTGCCCGGTGTGGCGAATCCGGGCCGCACCGCGCCTTCTCGGCTCCCGTGGGTGGCGCGGTCTGCATGGGGTGCCGGCCACCCGGAGCCGCTTCCCCCGCGCCCGAGACTTTCGCGCTGCTGGGCGCGTTGCTGGCAGGGGAGTGGGCGAGCGCCGAGGCGAGCGAGGAGAAGCACAGACGGGAGGCGTCGGGCCTGGTGGCGGTATATACACAGTGGCACTTGGAGCGGCAGTTGCGTTCGTTGCGGCACGTGGAGCGCGCCTGA
- a CDS encoding HNH endonuclease signature motif containing protein, producing MTVIDGTQRTTDQSGVETVLAQISTELDRLLEADLHQLDSSRLRGVVEHVEQVQRRVEAVTNRVMRTVEADGVWSLHGHRSLTTWWADATGRRKAPTAARLRTAQRLAAHLPLTEAAASSGEISIDHATLLAREATKNPVLLEHLADSHTGEAFLVQQARLLPPDSFARVLAAWTIRADPEGADRNWREQSATEHVHLSSTLDGYQLDGWLTTQSGQTLAHALDAIIGTPAEDDDRTRSQHQGAAIVAMARHALDSGSFQPHARVRPTLLVHVPGETLHLLTKTPPARPGDPDQIDPRLPYGVLRGAEPATLGDGSPIAFAQLATHACGGEFTRVVLDPAGQPLDVGRSRRLHTPAQTRAIWARDRHCQFPGCDAPPGWGEIHHSTWWSRGGTTDVKHGILLCWHHHAYVHQRDITIRRHADHWHFTRPGGHPLGYQHLPACELPARLHAGHDDDTIAGPDG from the coding sequence ATGACAGTCATCGACGGTACGCAGCGGACCACAGACCAGTCCGGTGTGGAGACGGTGCTCGCCCAGATCAGCACCGAGTTGGACCGGCTGCTGGAGGCAGACCTCCACCAGCTGGACTCCTCGAGGTTGCGGGGGGTCGTCGAGCACGTCGAACAGGTCCAGCGCCGGGTAGAGGCCGTCACCAACCGGGTGATGAGGACCGTCGAGGCCGACGGCGTCTGGTCGCTGCATGGCCATCGCAGCCTGACGACGTGGTGGGCCGACGCGACCGGACGACGCAAGGCACCGACCGCCGCACGGCTGCGGACCGCGCAGCGACTCGCCGCCCACCTCCCCCTCACCGAGGCCGCAGCATCATCCGGGGAGATCAGCATCGACCACGCGACACTCCTGGCCCGGGAGGCGACGAAGAACCCCGTTCTCCTCGAGCACCTCGCGGACTCCCACACGGGTGAGGCGTTCCTGGTGCAGCAGGCCAGACTTCTGCCACCGGACTCCTTCGCGCGGGTGCTGGCGGCGTGGACGATCCGGGCCGACCCAGAAGGGGCAGACCGCAACTGGCGTGAACAGAGCGCTACCGAGCACGTGCATCTGTCCTCCACCCTCGACGGATACCAGCTGGACGGATGGCTGACGACGCAGAGCGGCCAGACCCTCGCCCACGCGCTGGATGCGATCATCGGCACGCCAGCCGAGGACGATGACCGGACCCGCTCCCAGCACCAGGGCGCCGCGATAGTCGCGATGGCCCGCCACGCCCTCGACTCCGGTTCGTTCCAGCCGCACGCCCGCGTACGTCCCACACTGTTGGTGCATGTACCTGGCGAGACGCTTCACCTCCTGACCAAGACCCCGCCCGCGCGCCCGGGCGATCCTGACCAGATAGATCCTCGGCTTCCCTACGGTGTACTCCGTGGTGCTGAGCCCGCGACACTCGGGGACGGCTCACCGATCGCCTTCGCCCAGCTCGCCACACACGCGTGCGGTGGTGAGTTCACCCGCGTGGTGCTCGACCCGGCGGGTCAGCCGCTCGATGTGGGCCGCAGCCGCCGCCTGCACACACCCGCACAAACCCGGGCGATCTGGGCACGAGACAGGCACTGTCAGTTCCCGGGATGCGACGCACCACCAGGATGGGGCGAGATCCACCACAGCACCTGGTGGTCACGCGGAGGCACCACCGATGTCAAGCACGGCATCTTGCTGTGCTGGCACCATCATGCCTACGTCCATCAGCGCGACATCACGATCCGTCGACATGCCGATCACTGGCACTTCACGCGACCGGGAGGGCACCCCCTCGGGTATCAACACCTGCCCGCCTGCGAGCTCCCGGCACGCCTGCACGCCGGTCACGACGATGACACGATCGCCGGTCCCGACGGATAG